One genomic segment of Streptomyces niveus includes these proteins:
- a CDS encoding MarR family winged helix-turn-helix transcriptional regulator: MYDRGSGSSGPSEQTVRLLAAAGRAVDTLMAERSRARGLSYHHQLVLETLADQGPHARRDLAARIELPVADLSRAIGDLAARGLVQVMVVNIGGRHEVVTLTPAGTTELMALQDDMKSVQDLLLASITRGERAQLHYILRRVCATAARAGAGESATSPAPPGGPS, translated from the coding sequence GTGTACGACAGGGGGAGCGGATCGTCGGGTCCCTCCGAACAGACCGTGCGTCTCCTGGCCGCCGCGGGCAGGGCCGTGGACACCTTGATGGCCGAGCGGTCGCGTGCGCGCGGGCTGAGCTACCACCATCAGCTGGTCCTGGAGACGCTGGCCGATCAGGGCCCGCACGCCCGGCGCGATCTCGCGGCGCGGATCGAGCTGCCGGTGGCCGACCTCTCACGGGCGATCGGCGATCTCGCGGCGCGGGGCCTGGTGCAGGTGATGGTCGTCAATATCGGCGGCAGGCACGAGGTGGTGACGCTCACCCCGGCCGGTACGACGGAACTCATGGCGCTCCAGGACGACATGAAGTCGGTGCAGGACCTGTTGCTGGCATCCATCACGCGCGGTGAGCGCGCCCAACTGCACTACATACTGCGGCGGGTGTGCGCGACGGCCGCCCGTGCCGGTGCGGGGGAATCGGCTACGTCCCCGGCCCCGCCGGGTGGACCCTCGTAG
- a CDS encoding BlaI/MecI/CopY family transcriptional regulator codes for MAEDGRAARRPHGELVADVLAILWQAEAPLTPQQISDALGRDLARTTVTTILARLYEKGTLTRTREGRGFAYAAVDDAAGLAAGRMRRELEREPRRDLVLKRFVSSLSEGDEEELRRLLLETGESE; via the coding sequence ATGGCTGAGGACGGCCGGGCCGCGAGGCGCCCGCACGGTGAACTCGTCGCGGACGTGCTGGCCATTCTCTGGCAGGCCGAGGCACCGTTGACGCCGCAGCAGATCAGTGACGCCCTCGGGCGGGACCTGGCCAGGACGACGGTGACGACCATCCTCGCCCGCCTGTACGAGAAGGGGACGCTCACCCGGACCCGCGAGGGGCGGGGCTTCGCCTACGCCGCGGTGGACGACGCCGCCGGCCTGGCGGCCGGGCGCATGCGGCGGGAGCTGGAGCGTGAGCCTCGGCGTGACCTGGTGCTGAAGCGGTTCGTGTCGTCGCTGTCGGAGGGCGACGAGGAAGAACTGCGGCGCCTGCTCCTGGAGACCGGGGAGAGCGAATGA
- a CDS encoding fasciclin domain-containing protein, with product MSISRNARSPRSSRGSRARRAAVAACAAVVLPVSMGVLAPQAFASTTATDPFGPECSSLPQKGAGSAASMASQPVATAASQNPQLSALTAALRQAGLVDTLNNAKNVTVFAPTNAAFEKIPKADLDALLADKAQLTKVLTYHVVGEKISKSQLSNGTFTTLEGGTLSTTGSGSTFKVNDTANIVCGGITTSNATVNLIDTVLMPK from the coding sequence ATGAGCATCTCCCGCAACGCCCGCAGTCCCCGTTCCTCGCGCGGCTCCCGCGCCCGCCGCGCGGCGGTGGCGGCCTGCGCCGCCGTGGTCCTGCCCGTGTCCATGGGAGTGCTGGCGCCCCAGGCCTTCGCGAGCACGACCGCGACGGATCCGTTCGGGCCCGAATGTTCGTCGCTTCCCCAGAAGGGAGCGGGCAGCGCCGCGTCCATGGCATCGCAGCCGGTGGCGACCGCCGCGTCCCAGAACCCCCAACTGTCCGCGCTGACGGCGGCGTTGCGGCAGGCCGGGCTGGTGGACACGCTCAACAACGCGAAGAACGTGACGGTGTTCGCACCGACCAACGCCGCGTTCGAGAAGATCCCGAAGGCGGATCTCGACGCGCTGCTCGCGGACAAGGCGCAGCTGACCAAGGTCCTGACCTATCACGTGGTCGGCGAGAAGATCAGCAAGTCGCAGCTGTCCAACGGTACGTTCACGACGCTGGAGGGCGGCACGCTCTCGACGACGGGTTCCGGCTCGACGTTCAAGGTCAACGACACGGCGAACATCGTGTGCGGCGGCATCACGACGTCGAACGCCACGGTCAACCTCATCGACACGGTGCTGATGCCGAAGTAG
- a CDS encoding MerR family transcriptional regulator, producing MSKSMHEVESGCEDPYASREAPDDVGVSTGAVARRLGVSPTTLRSWDRRYGLGPAARQDGRHRRWTPGDVAMLEEMCRLTAAGVPPAEAARAVLLRPLTPPPPPPQTPAPVLRRPGHEGALPLGDVRLECRGLSRAAVRLDAPVMEELLTSFVEEYGLVHAWENVMMPALRAVGRKWASAGDKYVEVEHLLSWHISSALRRVPAAPPLRTDAGPVMLACVPGEQHTLPIEALTAALAELGLPTRMFGAAVPVTALDEAARRIGPRAVVLWSQSRSTASRPLAQHIAAGSWGVKGARHSPVVVLAGPGWAGAPPPGLSRVHALREAIVTLAALYGAEPAALMPPDPDAEEKEERRGPRTAPAAPAPPALSAQDT from the coding sequence ATGAGCAAGTCGATGCACGAGGTCGAGTCCGGCTGTGAGGACCCCTACGCCTCGCGCGAGGCACCGGACGACGTCGGCGTCTCCACCGGTGCCGTAGCACGCAGGCTGGGCGTCTCACCGACCACGCTGCGTTCCTGGGACCGGCGTTACGGCCTCGGGCCCGCCGCGCGCCAGGACGGCCGGCACCGCCGCTGGACCCCCGGCGACGTGGCGATGCTCGAAGAGATGTGCCGGCTGACCGCCGCCGGGGTGCCACCCGCCGAGGCCGCCCGCGCGGTCCTCCTCCGGCCCCTGACACCACCCCCGCCCCCGCCGCAGACGCCGGCCCCCGTCCTCCGGCGGCCGGGACACGAAGGCGCGCTGCCGCTCGGCGACGTCCGGTTGGAGTGCCGGGGCCTGTCCCGCGCCGCCGTACGCCTGGACGCGCCCGTCATGGAGGAACTGCTCACCTCGTTCGTCGAGGAGTACGGCCTGGTCCACGCCTGGGAGAACGTGATGATGCCGGCCCTGCGCGCGGTGGGCCGCAAGTGGGCGTCGGCCGGTGACAAGTACGTCGAGGTCGAACATCTGCTGTCCTGGCACATCTCGTCGGCCCTGCGCCGCGTACCCGCCGCCCCGCCCCTGCGGACCGACGCCGGGCCGGTGATGCTGGCCTGCGTCCCGGGCGAGCAGCACACCCTCCCAATCGAGGCCCTGACCGCCGCACTGGCCGAACTCGGCCTGCCCACAAGGATGTTCGGCGCCGCCGTACCGGTGACGGCGCTCGACGAGGCCGCCCGGCGCATCGGCCCCCGCGCGGTGGTGCTCTGGTCCCAGTCCCGCTCGACCGCGAGCCGCCCGCTGGCACAGCACATCGCCGCGGGCAGCTGGGGCGTGAAAGGGGCGCGGCACAGCCCCGTGGTCGTGCTCGCCGGGCCGGGATGGGCGGGGGCCCCGCCGCCGGGACTGTCACGCGTACACGCACTGCGCGAAGCGATCGTCACGCTGGCCGCGCTCTACGGCGCCGAACCGGCCGCGCTCATGCCTCCGGACCCGGACGCCGAAGAGAAGGAGGAACGGCGAGGACCACGGACAGCCCCCGCCGCGCCCGCACCGCCCGCCCTGTCCGCACAGGACACCTGA
- a CDS encoding M56 family metallopeptidase — protein sequence MTLVLAVVVLTLLLPWGAAAATLRVAALLPPREACVALTAATALLAGGTVSALIGLFHVPFLASLERIPLSQSAAEWPATVPVAVVAGAVLAVQTVLLLRRWYEHRSLLARGWASTGDAVPDGDLLVVPGSAPQAFALPGLRKRSGRIVVTTGMLGVLGPAEREVLLGHERAHLAGRHHLLSVTAYLSAAVHPALRPLHRALDFHLERWADETAAESVGNRRLAASAIARAALAGADAEGGDGRRGPLLSVGTGPVPQRVQALLRPAMVRPRTRGARAALAGLVTAVAVSALLGLILAYGLHEYVELAAEDVRAR from the coding sequence ATGACCCTGGTCCTGGCCGTGGTCGTCCTGACGCTGCTACTCCCCTGGGGTGCGGCGGCTGCCACCCTCCGGGTGGCCGCGCTCCTGCCGCCGCGGGAGGCGTGCGTGGCGCTGACGGCTGCGACGGCGCTGCTGGCCGGTGGCACCGTCTCGGCGCTGATCGGTCTGTTCCATGTGCCCTTCCTGGCCTCGCTCGAACGGATACCGCTGTCGCAGTCGGCGGCCGAGTGGCCGGCCACGGTGCCGGTCGCCGTTGTCGCCGGGGCGGTGCTGGCGGTTCAGACGGTGCTGTTGCTCCGCCGCTGGTACGAGCACCGCTCGCTGCTCGCACGGGGCTGGGCCTCCACCGGCGACGCGGTGCCCGACGGCGACCTGCTGGTCGTGCCCGGCAGCGCTCCGCAGGCATTCGCGCTGCCGGGACTGCGCAAACGGAGCGGGCGGATCGTGGTGACGACCGGCATGCTCGGGGTCCTCGGCCCCGCGGAGCGCGAGGTGCTGCTCGGTCATGAACGGGCACATCTGGCGGGCCGCCATCATCTGCTGTCCGTCACCGCCTACTTGTCCGCCGCGGTGCATCCCGCGCTGCGGCCGCTGCACCGGGCGCTGGACTTCCATCTGGAGCGGTGGGCGGACGAGACGGCGGCGGAGTCGGTGGGCAACCGGCGTCTGGCCGCTTCCGCGATCGCGCGGGCGGCGCTGGCCGGCGCGGACGCCGAAGGAGGGGACGGGCGCCGCGGCCCGTTGCTCTCGGTGGGTACGGGGCCGGTCCCGCAACGGGTGCAGGCCCTGCTCCGGCCGGCGATGGTCCGGCCGCGGACACGCGGGGCGCGGGCGGCCCTGGCAGGGCTCGTGACGGCCGTGGCGGTGTCGGCGCTGCTGGGCCTGATCCTGGCTTACGGGCTGCACGAGTACGTGGAACTCGCCGCCGAGGACGTACGCGCCCGCTGA
- a CDS encoding ABC transporter ATP-binding protein, with amino-acid sequence MSHTAPSAARVTALSITLPDGTPLLDNAGLTLERGRVHAVTGPSGAGKTTLLRALVGAVPPDAAVTAGTVTVLGHDILTLAPERLRRLRRERLAFLGQDPASGLNPRMKVGRLITETSADKSRTALLDLLEQVRLPTGERLDRRRPQALSGGQQRRVALARALARRPEILLLDEPTAGLDAALRDEIAGLLRDLAHRHGLAIALASHDPGFVADCADDTLVLGPVTTRAPDREDSATHLTQATRHQVRGEEAVLTVRSLTAHVGTGAGRRQVLADLDLDVRPGALTAVVGPSGCGKTTLVHTLVGLHPATGGTLSLHGRPLTGTHRRRGRDQLRRIQLVPQNPLGALNPARTVGSTLARPLKLHLALPADRRASRVAELLTAVGLPETFAARYPHELSGGQRQRVSIARALAAEPDILLCDEVTSALDAETAAGVMALLRDLRTTRGLAVVLVSHDLALVSRHADDILTLGGPDTVSGRATRVHPAGPGT; translated from the coding sequence GTGAGCCATACCGCCCCGTCCGCCGCCCGGGTCACCGCACTGTCCATCACCCTGCCCGACGGCACCCCCCTGCTCGACAACGCCGGCCTCACCCTGGAGCGGGGCCGTGTCCACGCCGTCACCGGCCCCTCCGGCGCGGGCAAGACCACCCTGCTCCGCGCCCTCGTCGGCGCCGTACCGCCGGACGCGGCCGTCACCGCCGGAACGGTCACCGTCCTCGGCCACGACATCCTCACCCTGGCACCCGAACGGCTGCGCCGTCTTCGCCGCGAGCGTCTGGCCTTCCTCGGCCAGGACCCCGCGTCCGGCCTCAACCCCCGGATGAAGGTGGGCCGGCTCATCACCGAGACATCCGCGGACAAGTCCCGTACCGCACTGCTCGACCTGCTCGAACAGGTCAGGCTGCCCACCGGTGAGCGGCTGGACCGGCGCCGCCCCCAGGCCCTGTCCGGCGGCCAGCAACGCCGCGTCGCCCTCGCCCGCGCCCTCGCGCGCCGCCCCGAGATCCTGCTCCTCGACGAACCCACCGCCGGACTCGACGCCGCGCTGCGCGACGAGATCGCCGGCCTCCTGCGCGACCTCGCGCACCGTCACGGCCTCGCGATCGCCCTCGCCAGCCACGACCCCGGGTTCGTCGCCGACTGCGCCGACGACACCCTCGTCCTCGGCCCGGTCACCACCCGAGCGCCCGACCGGGAGGACTCCGCCACCCACCTGACGCAGGCGACCAGACATCAAGTCCGTGGTGAGGAAGCTGTTCTGACGGTGCGTTCGCTGACTGCCCATGTCGGGACCGGGGCCGGCCGCCGCCAAGTGCTCGCGGACCTCGACCTGGACGTACGCCCCGGCGCCCTGACCGCCGTCGTCGGTCCCTCGGGCTGCGGCAAGACCACGCTGGTGCACACCCTCGTAGGGCTGCACCCGGCCACGGGCGGCACCCTCAGCCTCCACGGCCGCCCGCTCACCGGAACCCACCGGCGGCGCGGCCGCGACCAGCTCCGCCGCATCCAACTCGTCCCGCAGAACCCGCTCGGCGCCCTCAACCCCGCCCGCACCGTGGGCTCCACGCTCGCCCGGCCGCTGAAACTGCACCTCGCGCTGCCCGCCGACCGGCGGGCCTCCCGGGTCGCGGAACTCCTCACCGCCGTCGGCCTCCCGGAGACCTTCGCCGCCCGCTACCCCCACGAACTCTCCGGCGGCCAGCGCCAACGGGTCTCCATCGCCCGCGCCCTGGCAGCCGAGCCCGACATCCTGCTGTGCGACGAGGTCACCTCCGCGCTCGACGCGGAGACCGCCGCCGGCGTCATGGCGCTGTTGCGGGACCTACGGACAACCCGGGGCCTGGCCGTCGTCCTGGTCAGCCACGACCTCGCCCTCGTGTCGCGTCACGCCGACGACATCCTCACGCTCGGCGGACCGGACACCGTTTCGGGACGGGCTACGAGGGTCCACCCGGCGGGGCCGGGGACGTAG
- a CDS encoding ABC transporter permease subunit gives MTASAPAAMTGRQKPSRARVLVRALPALLLLVLALAGPLLAPHAIDRPLAAPYGPADGTAALGGDLLGRDVLSRLLSGGAPLIATALAIALAVTAAATALGILAALRPRFGRWVERAADLAILLPAVLGIMLIALAWPSGGRLAVGLAATVLGTPYAVRVVAAAAAPIAATGYVETASAGGERLWYLMAREVLPNLRATLLALFGLRFVEGVYIVSIAAFLQLGPQPPEADWALMIRENAPGILLNPWAVAAPCLAIGLLAISVNLAADALAPARPSPETPL, from the coding sequence ATGACCGCTTCCGCTCCGGCCGCCATGACCGGACGTCAAAAACCGTCCCGTGCACGAGTGTTGGTCCGCGCGCTGCCCGCGCTGCTGCTCCTCGTCCTCGCGCTGGCCGGCCCGCTGCTGGCACCGCACGCGATCGACCGCCCCCTCGCCGCGCCTTACGGCCCGGCGGACGGTACCGCCGCTCTCGGCGGGGACCTGCTGGGCCGCGACGTCCTCAGCCGGCTGCTGTCCGGCGGCGCTCCCCTGATCGCCACGGCCCTGGCCATCGCACTGGCCGTCACCGCCGCCGCCACCGCACTCGGCATCCTCGCCGCCCTGCGCCCGCGGTTCGGCCGCTGGGTCGAACGCGCCGCGGACCTCGCCATCCTGCTGCCGGCCGTGCTCGGCATCATGCTCATCGCCCTGGCCTGGCCATCCGGCGGACGCCTGGCCGTCGGCCTGGCCGCCACCGTCCTCGGCACCCCCTACGCCGTGCGGGTCGTGGCGGCCGCCGCCGCCCCCATCGCAGCCACCGGTTACGTCGAAACCGCCTCCGCCGGAGGCGAACGACTCTGGTACCTGATGGCCCGCGAAGTGCTGCCCAACCTCCGCGCCACTCTCCTCGCCCTGTTCGGACTGCGATTCGTCGAAGGCGTCTACATCGTCTCCATCGCCGCCTTCCTCCAACTCGGACCCCAACCCCCCGAAGCCGACTGGGCCCTGATGATCCGTGAGAACGCCCCCGGCATCCTGCTCAACCCCTGGGCCGTGGCCGCACCCTGTCTGGCCATCGGACTGCTCGCCATCAGCGTCAACCTCGCCGCCGACGCCCTCGCGCCCGCCCGGCCCAGCCCGGAGACACCTCTGTGA
- a CDS encoding NAD(P)/FAD-dependent oxidoreductase translates to MPASRGAPEILVVGAGLSGLACAHDLLSAGLDVGVLEASDGVGGRMRSDRVDGHVIDRGFQVFNTSYPQAKRRLALRDLRLRPFTPGVLVHTDRGRFHLADPTRAPRTVKDLLGAGPAGPRDLLALGVLSGRDMLGPVGPLKRAEDHTTRTALAAAGISEEFTELFFRPFLSGVFLEEDLETSSRVFHLVWRSMLRGTLCLPSDGIGEVPRQLADALPTGTVRFGSPVDRLTDDGVLLADGTETAADVVVVATGPGPASRLLPDLDMPPYRVVTTYFHTAPKPPLTEPTLLTDTRLRFLNSCVLSEVVPGYAPAGSSLVAASVLGEDTEGRERALRDALSEAYGTDTAGWDLLTVRTVHEALPAMPPPQPLTRTSRAGTGRYVCGDHRTTGSVQGALSSGSRAAREILRDLGR, encoded by the coding sequence ATGCCCGCATCCCGTGGCGCCCCCGAGATCCTGGTGGTCGGAGCCGGCCTCTCCGGTCTCGCCTGCGCGCACGATCTGCTCTCGGCCGGTCTGGACGTCGGCGTACTGGAGGCATCGGACGGCGTCGGCGGCCGGATGCGCTCCGACCGTGTCGACGGTCATGTGATCGACCGGGGCTTCCAGGTCTTCAACACCTCCTACCCGCAGGCCAAACGCCGTCTGGCACTGCGCGATCTGCGGCTGCGCCCCTTCACGCCGGGCGTTCTCGTGCACACCGACCGAGGCCGGTTCCACCTCGCCGACCCCACCCGCGCGCCCCGCACGGTCAAGGACCTGCTCGGCGCCGGACCCGCCGGGCCGCGTGATCTGCTCGCGCTCGGCGTGCTGTCCGGCCGCGACATGCTCGGGCCCGTGGGCCCGTTGAAGCGCGCCGAGGACCACACGACACGGACCGCCCTCGCGGCGGCGGGGATCTCCGAGGAGTTCACCGAACTGTTCTTCCGGCCGTTCCTGTCGGGCGTCTTCCTCGAAGAGGACCTGGAGACCTCCAGCCGCGTCTTCCATCTGGTGTGGCGCAGCATGCTGCGTGGCACGCTCTGCCTGCCGTCGGACGGAATCGGCGAGGTGCCACGGCAGTTGGCCGACGCGCTGCCGACGGGCACCGTACGGTTCGGCTCCCCGGTCGACCGGCTCACCGACGACGGCGTCCTGCTGGCCGACGGCACCGAGACGGCGGCGGACGTGGTGGTCGTCGCGACCGGGCCGGGGCCCGCGTCGCGTCTGCTGCCGGACCTCGACATGCCGCCCTACCGCGTCGTCACGACCTACTTCCACACCGCGCCGAAACCGCCCCTGACCGAGCCGACGCTGCTGACCGACACGCGTCTGCGCTTCCTCAACAGCTGCGTCCTGAGCGAGGTGGTGCCCGGCTACGCCCCGGCCGGCTCCTCGCTCGTCGCCGCCTCCGTCCTCGGCGAGGACACGGAGGGCAGGGAGCGCGCCCTGCGCGACGCGCTCTCGGAGGCGTACGGCACGGACACCGCGGGCTGGGACCTCCTGACGGTACGCACCGTCCACGAGGCCCTGCCCGCGATGCCGCCTCCCCAGCCCCTCACCCGCACCTCCCGCGCCGGAACGGGCCGCTATGTATGCGGGGACCACCGCACGACGGGCTCGGTCCAGGGCGCCCTGTCCTCCGGCTCCCGCGCGGCCCGCGAGATCCTGCGCGACCTGGGACGGTAG